The following DNA comes from Magnolia sinica isolate HGM2019 chromosome 18, MsV1, whole genome shotgun sequence.
CCAAGTCGAGAAGTGCGCTCCTTTTAACCTTCTTGGTCCACCTATTTTTCAATAGGTCAAACGTGCGGCACACCTGTTAATCTTTCAACACTCAACATTTCGGTTCCTTATTCTTGGTATGGttgtagactctcaagagttctAACACCTGGTCAAGAGTTCGAGTACCATCCCAGTACGATGTAAGTGCACGGGGGTGAGTGtacgtgtgtgaaaaaaaaaaaatacaaaaaaacaaaaggcggattgcgtcctaaccccgccCGGCTAGAGTTGAGAACgtgcaggagctttgagtggctacGGTGAagcatgggtcttatccacaccgtccatccattttttcatatcacttAAGGGTCATCCTTTAGGTTGGATCATGGATGACAAAAAAAATCACGGAgggccctaaaaaagtttcaacggtgagttgcttcctgtggtgtggtccacttgaacctgggatctaactcatttttgggcgtataccctaaaatgatacaaaaaaaaaaaaatgaatggacgatgtggataagaccctCACATCACAGTGACCACTCAAAGCTACTGGCCGTTTCCTGGAGACGGGCGGGCgtaggatgcaatccacgtcTTACGTCACAATGGGATCCAATTAATGAGTCCCGCTCGTTAGAACTGCGAACCGTCCATCACAACACAGTGCATCATACGCAACAACTTCAACATTCCATTCATTCATGATCACTCGACACAAACAGACGAAAGAAAAAACAGGGGAAacagaaaagaaaacagaaagaCAGAGAACTAAAAGGATATGCGACTGCCGTCTCTTCCGCTCAAGCGATGTTGACCTCAATGGTCCTAGGCTTCTTGGGTTCCGGAGGTGGCAGCTTCTCCACTGTCACAGTCAGCACCCCATCCTGACACACGGCCGAGATCGCATCCGTATTCGCGTTCTCCGGCAGAGAGAACTTCCTCATGAACTTGCCAACCCTCCTTTCCATCCTCACGTACTTAGCTTCCTTGTCCTCCTCCCTCTTCCGCTCGCCGCTGATGACAAGCACGTTGTCGTCCTCGACCTGGACCTTGATATCCCCCGATTTGATGCCCGGCATATCCACCACGAACACGTACTTCGTTGGGTACTCCTTGATATCCGCAGGGGTTGAGGCCATGGCCTTTGCATCGCGGACGTAGGTGCGTGTGGGGCCCTCTTCGTCTTGGGGGATTTGTTGGTCCAGCAGCATGTGATGGAGGGCTGACAGGAAGGGGTTTTCAAGGCCCACCATTCTCACGTCCATTTCTGTCCTCTTTCTTGAAATGTTTCGGTGGTTTGAAGTAGTGAATTTATTTAATGCTCGCGCTAATGGGAAAGAGCAGGGGTTGGGGGGTTTTATAGAAGAGGGGGGATGGAATGAAGGGTGTTTCTGGGAGGTTCCAGATCTTTCCGTTCATGTTTGCTTTTGAGGTTCCTGAACTTTCCCGTTCgtgtttgcttcatttttttttttttttttctacaagcTCCTGGAAAGCGATCCAACCTtttaaattactaaaatacccttcCCTTAAGCATTTCCGAACCCGAATAAGAGGAGcccggattaggtgagacctcggcctcacccaagacgttgCGGCCATTaccgtgggccaccttgatgtatgtattttgtatgaaCACTGCTCTTCcggtttttcagatcattttagagaattatcttaaaaatgaagcagatccaattattaggtagaccataccgtAAGAGACCGTGGTGATTGaccgtcctaccattaaaaactacttgcACCTTAGCAGCTCCCTCATGTTTATTTACCTcaggaaaaaacaattatcaatgacaatcaatattatttttcaGGATATAATTTATCTGATAATTGATATGTTTCCTATTTTTTTTAGATAATAtaatgaaatgatctgaaaatcccatggacagtgtggatgcatcATAcagatatcaaggtgggtcccactgtaaccCCACAGCAAGGGTGGCACTATCTTGGGTGAGGCGGTCTCACTTAATCCACTCTTGAATTAGATTTGCACCGACACAACATGATGGGATGAGAGCCTCAGCTAATCTGCTGTCAATTTAAAATTGCCCGTGCTTCTACAGTACGGACAGGAGATAGGACGTGATGAGATGAGATTATGTTTAAACTGTCGAATATGTACGTAGAACATTGAACCCATGCCTTTCAAACTGACATTGAACCCATATCTTTCAAACTGACGTTTTcctggtgtttatttgccatccaacctgttgataaggccaggTAAACCTGATTAAaggaaaaaaaccaaatatcagcttgatcaaaaacttttgtgacccactaaaagtttttaattatcaatcaccattctttcttatggtatggtcttcCTCAGATTTGCTTCTGATCACGCCCTAAATGAtctgccaaaatagatggacaaagtgAATATATAATACAAGCTGGCCCCATAGCAAGGGCTACACCATCTTGGATAggtctaaaaataagatagatccaaccTCTCCTGAACCATAAAGAAACACCAAtttcaactttttttttatttttttgtaagcacccccacacactcacggtgccatgggatttcaccacccatggatactcaaatccttgaccgggtgttgaaactcatgagtCTACCGCCGGAGAAAGAGTAAAGAtccaacacaaatttcatcttaatttaaaacttttgtgcccttaagaagtttttaatggtgggcattcaattactactatttcctTATGATTcgtctaagatttggatttgcctaattctcGGAGTAATAACtttaaatgagttggcaaaatgcatggacggcatggatacaatacatgcaacATTGTGGGGCCTACAACGAGTTGATGCTTGGAaaaagctctatggaccccaccatgattagggaccccaccatgatttatgtcttatcgacgtcgtccattcatttttccatattattttatggcatgagcccaaaaaatgaggtagatctaactctcaggtggaccagaccacaggaaacagtagtgcttgaacacccactattaaaaaatttatagagcccgctgtaatgtttatttgccatccaacctattgattaggtcacaaaagCCCCTAATGAAGGAAcaatataaatatcagtttgatccaaaacttgtggcccctaaaaagttttggatagtgggcattcaatcaccactatttcctatggtgtggtctacttaagatctggatccgtcttattttttcgCCTCgtggcataaaatgatctagaaaaatagatagactacatggataaagcacatacatcatggtggggcccacggagctttttCCAGCACTGACCAATAGTGAGCTCGGTACTAAAGGGGTCGCTACCAAATCTAGATGGGGTGGGATGATGTTAGGGTGTCATTATTGGGAGTCCCTCCTcatgtggaggtgggacccacatgtgtgggcttaAGTAGTCTTTTTATCCACATGACCCTACCGGGGGCATTTTAGTCTTTTGGCCAAGCAAAGTAAATGGAGAaaagtgactttttttttttaatcggaGTGACTTCTAGTAATATTTGAGAATTTCCTTTCTTAGATAAAAAGAGGAAAAGGAAGAGAACATTGGGTTTTGTGGAAAAAAGAAGATTAAGTGTCTTCTACCACCGAAATCTTCACATATAGGTTCATGAGGCTTCATCCACAATGTCGGTTTTTTTGATTGTCTTCTCTAATAGTTGTGTTAGGGGTTTATACTGTTGGAGGATCACGAAAGCATACAGAGATGAACCAAGTATAATTACAAACAGaccgaatttaacgtggaaaaatcctatcaggaaaaaaaaaaaaaaactacggcacaaagcaatAATAATGcaatatgaaagtagaaattatagGAGATGGAGAGAATATcaaattcgaacaagcctcgaatatccccttacaagcccttgaaaacccTGAGAATGAATTAAAAAGCTCTAAGAGATACcataatcctgattacacccatatttataacaTTTAGAAGAatcacaatcggaataggaaaaaAATGTTGCAGATACGTAACATTGCGTAACTCTGCGCGATAGTTCGATGGAACCTTCGATGAGACTTCGATGGCGTCAACAgattgtcaatgacatcgaacctcttcgatgtcattgaactaaaCACCAAAACGTTCTAGTGATAAATAATAGATTTTTCTAGATGTCACTTCGATGAGACttggatgtcatcgaacaacctttgatggcatcgaaccccaCTTGATGGCATCAAGCAGGACAACCAAAGTCCAGTAACCAACATgtgaaattctgaatttttacaaTGGCATCGAAGTCTGCTCGATAGCATTGAGTCTGTCATCGACATACCTGTTGATTtatcgatttaagacatcaatcaacatgTACAATTCCTAGTCAGTGAGAGaactcttttcttttattattacttGTAATCCATCTTTGAGTGATATATTTGGATATCCAAGAGATATTGGTCTCTTAATGATTGTATTTCTATTATCTTTAACATGGTGGATTTGTGTCAGTCTAGGTCTCATGGTTTTTTCCTTCACATcagagggttttccatgtaaaaagtcTCTTACACGTTACATGTTTGATGATTTAATTGCTTATATTGGAAGTGATTATTATCctctaaatattatatattattaatcACATTGGTTTGCACATGAGGGGAAAGGTATGTGGTTTCCCAACAACTGGTATTAGAGCTCCGAGTTGGTTCAAATTATTTTGTATGTGAAACATGGAAGCAAGCACAAGTTGGATGGTTAATATGGATAGAAAGATCTGGATGATTTGAAAAGCCAAAATGAAATATTTAATTGTATTGTAAGGACTTGTACTCACCCATTAAAGGTATTGGGGTAAAAACTGAAAGATATAATCGATGATGAGAGGGAGAAACTAGACCAGAAAGACGTTAGGTTTATTTGataatggttggatgatagtgtcTTTTCCTCCTGTGTCTACAGAAACTTTGGCACACTCACTTTGGAAGAAATTGGAAGGGTTTTATGAGAAAAAGACCACGGGCAACAAGACTTTCTTGATTAGGAAGCTTGTAAATTTGAAATATAAAGAAAGAAGTTGCGGAGCATTTGAATGAAATTCAAAGTAATTGAATCAACTCTCTTCTATGAAGATAATACTAGATGATGAGTTTTAAACTTTATTACTTCTTAGATCTTTGCCGAAAAGTTGGGAGACACTAGTGTCACTTAGTCCGCTTCAAATGAAGTTGTTACAATGAATCAAGTAACAAGTAGTTTATTAAATGTTGAAACAAGATAGAAATTATTGGATTATTCTTAGTTAGAGGTACTTGTGAAAGAAAATAAGCGGAGAAGCAAAAGGAGAATACCTCATTACCGTGAAAAGTcaagaggcaaatccaaatcaagAAAGGATGTTAACTGCTATAATTGCGGCAAGTTGGGTTGTGAGGTCCCAAAATTCGGGTATAGAGTATGCACCCTCAAACCCGAATTCATGTTTGTAACTTATACCCATAGTATACTTAACTTCATCGGTTAAATGGTTTGATCAGAGGTGGGGATTTGCGTTCATTTTAAGTTCTACCCAAATCCATCAATTTCCATTTACATATACAAAACACTTATCAACATTCAACTATGCACATATAGATCTTCACAATTATTCAAATAACATCATTCATTGATTATAACAACTAACTAAAAATACATTCATTTTGGTATTAAAATGGCTCAATCAAATAAAACCAAATCAAGTTATCAAAAATCCAATAATTAATGCCACTATGCGATATACGataataaactatcctaaaaaaTTAAATCAACTGTCTGAAATGTTCTAAAGTTGCTAATTTATCTTTGGAGAAGTACGATCATGTTTCACATGGGTTGTGTTCATGTTCCACTACCTACTCCGGTTCCTAAGCAACTTCATCAACTGTATCTCCATCTGTACGGTTTTTCAATCAATGAAAATGTAAGCTGGTTAGGCTTAGtgagataacccaatatagttcatgtatataacaattaaaataggACAAAACATGGAATGCATAATGCTATAGATGcacatgatgtatgaatgcatcagatgggtaGACGTCCATCTGCTTTGGTTCGAAATCGTCAACCCGTATCCACcgattgggtaggcttccacctgaCGTCGATAGGCATGGTCATGGCCCACATCTAGTAACGATTATACAAGATCAATGTTCTTCCAAGAAGGTCCCCCAAGATCGACAAATGAAAGGTGCGTATCCGATAAATGATGTATGATCATAGTTATTCATGAATATTTGTCCTTCTAGGAATGTACACGTGTGAATTCCTCCTAGTAATtatcaaaattctaaaattagatgtGAGAGCATAGGCTAACATGTGACATATATTAACATTAGTTAAATCGACAAAATAGTAAATCGAAAAATCAACACATAAACTAATTCACACCGATCCCAATAAGTCAACCACACATCCAATTCTATTTCGATGACCCTATGTTAGGATTAGTTACTTGAGTCTAAAAGTGTAGAATCCTCAAGATGATCAGACtagtttgaattcagaaatcctagCAATCATATCTACAACATTATTATTGATCTGGTTATTacacattggggcccacctttgattaaacaTCCTAGTTGGCTAACCACTACTCAACAAACCCTacatgatcaaataattaaaattttcatatataatatgttcattaaattcaactatcaaaatttagatttcaGAAAATTCTGTCCAGATAGCTATCGATTGAAGAtatttcgatcgatcgaactttgaatcaagaaaattttgattaaGGCAAATAGGCCATGTGACCAAAATTAGCACTTTCGATCACTCGTTCGAAGATTGATTGGCGGTACTTAAATAACCtaattaaattaagaaaattgagaattttctttaattaAGGGTCTAGGGTCCATTTAACCAATTTGAACATATTTACACCATCATTGTCCGTCATTAGTCAATGACCAGAGAAGGcccattaatttattaatttgaaccattcatgtgcTTATTTACATCTAGATTTCAAAAATGAAATGGCAAAGGATTGATCGGATTAGAGTGGTCCATCAATTTAATTAATTTGATTATGTAATTAAGGATCTTGATATAGTTTGATCCCAATAATTGATTGAACCAATCTAATCCAACCGATCTCACAAATTCAAGAGTTTCAACAAGATTCAAGATTAGTATTAAATCTATCATTTTACTCTTCGGGGTGGCTCACTAGATGATTGGATCAcccagattcttgaggtcttggtatataTTGCCtctaaaatttggatgaatagtgtggatcaaATCACACACATTTTGATGACCCATCTCGACTTTTTGTGCTAAGTGATTCCAACACTTGCATAAAAACTTAAGTTATCTTTATTTAATGCTCCCAATCTGATAACACTATAGACGTTCGGTCGATCTGATTCGTCGATTACATTAATCAAATGGGTTTTACTCTAATCATCATAAAATCATAACAACTAAATCTACCTAAAAACCATGAATTAAATCATCCATTATTAAAAGGTGGAACGCAATTCTCTGCAAAAGAGATTATAGGCCAAATTGCACAAAGAAATAGACCCTTGTCATCCAGACATGTACGATGGCAGCAAGggtaatccaatccgtccattgcaTTATTCTGGTtactgatatgaaaaaaataaaaataaaaattcaaacaatGTACTAACCTTTAACGAGATTTCCTTCAACAtgtcacacactctctctcttcttgtgtagaaatttttatatttacaaaggttttttttttttttttttttttttttttgtttaagttGAGATAAAACTCCTCTCGTGACCCCTTACGAAGGAAGGAACATTTAGAGGTtgagagataaagggagagagaTTAAGAGGAGGTTGAGAGAAAATctctcccaaaatcaaattcaatttaaaaattaaaaatttgtggATGTTGTATTCTAccctttaaaataattttttgttgttt
Coding sequences within:
- the LOC131234027 gene encoding 17.3 kDa class II heat shock protein-like; the encoded protein is MDVRMVGLENPFLSALHHMLLDQQIPQDEEGPTRTYVRDAKAMASTPADIKEYPTKYVFVVDMPGIKSGDIKVQVEDDNVLVISGERKREEDKEAKYVRMERRVGKFMRKFSLPENANTDAISAVCQDGVLTVTVEKLPPPEPKKPRTIEVNIA